In Gammaproteobacteria bacterium, the genomic stretch ATCTTTCGACCACAACACCGATAGACATTGATCTTCCTGCGAGAGCTAACTGGCTTGCTGCCGTACACAGTGGGAACGACAGTTATTGGGTTGCGGTGCTGGAAAATGGCGAGGCAAAAGCCTATAAGTTGAGTGGTAGTGTAGCCACAGAAGTATCACTTACTCCAGCGCGTGTGAACAAAGAAACTCAACCGGTGCCAGTGCTGCAGGAAGATGGAACGCTTGCATTGGCGAATGTTTTTGCAGGTGCGTCGACATACACCAGTCCGGTCATACTCGATTACGCCACCGGAAAGCGAGCCTATATTGCAGACAATGGTGACCTGGTCGTAAATGACGGAGGAAATCTACAACGACTGGCGATTAACGCACTAGGCTATGCTCGAATACTCGTCGACGAAGATCAGCGTGTTGCCGTGTTGACTGGGCCCACCTTGCGTTATGCCCATCAGGTGTTAGGGAATGAACACGAAAATGCCGCTTCTATCACCATCGTTGAGACTTCGCCGGCGTTAAAAGTGTTGTCAAAAATTGATGTGCCAAGTAACGATGTGATTGAGGGCAATCCCTTGATATGGGTCGATGTTGACGGGGATGGCCAGCGCGAACTTGTCACTACCGTGTCTAACATTACGCAGGGGGCCAGAGTAGTGGTGTACAAAGAAGACGGGACGGTCTTGTCACAAAGTGCACCTATAGGTAGCGCCTATCGCTGGCGGCATCAGGTGGCTGTGGCGCCTTTTGGTGGTGGAACTGAACAACAGTTGGTGTCGGTCTATATTCCGCATCTTGGGCCCGTATTGGAATACATCGACATGACTAACGGTAGTCGTAATACGAGCAACTCAACGTTGAATTATTCGTCTCATCTACAGATCTCCTTGAATCTGGATAAGTCGCTGACAGGTGATTTTGATGGGGATGGTAAGCTGGAGATTCTTTTACTCAATCGTAGCTCAAGAGCAGAGTTGGCCGCATTTGAACTGGGTGAGAACGGCGTTGCTAAAGATTGGGCGCTGGCCTTAAATGACGAGTTCACCAGCAACCTGGCCGCTGTGCAATTGGATAACGGCGCTATCGTACTCGGCGCAGGGCAAAACAGACAATTACTGCTTTGGCCCTCGGAATAAGAAATTCGAATTCAAAAGCGAGAACGGTATTTCAGAGTGTTCTTTGGTCGTATGGAGAAAGTATGTGGCGACGTTAGGGGCATCGCCATTTGAAAGTGTATGAATTATTGCGCTAGTTTGAATTGTTCTACCAACTCACACAATTGTGCGGCTGCATTCGTCATCTCGTCAGCTGAATTATGAATCTGGTCTATGCTGGCACGGTTGTGTTCAGCCGTGATACTCAGCTTTTCCATATGTTCTGTTGTTTCGTTGTGTGCAACAGCCTGTTCGCGTGTGGCACATGCTATTTGATGTGCCAGTTCGGTCGTTGTCGAAGACGATTGCGCGATTTCAGTCAGGCCACCAGCGACAGAGTGATTCAAATCGACACCGGCGCTGACCTGTTCCTTGACCTGGTTCATTGAAGAAACCACGATGAGTGTCTTGTCACGAATCTGATTGATTATCATTGCGATATCAGCGGTGCTTTGCGCCGTGCGCTGAGCGAGTACGCGAACTTCATCCGCAACCACCGAAAATCCTCGACCTTGTTCACCCGCCCGCGCGGATTCGATTGCTGCGTTAAGTGCCAGCAGGTTGGTTTGGCCGGCGATTCCGTTGATAACCTCTGTTATTTCTGTAATTTGCTGGACCGAGGTGCTTAACTCCTGTATTGCCTCGCCAGAGGATGTCACCGTTTTGACGATCAATTCGTTTGCACTGATATTGCTCGACATGTGGCTGGTGCTTTCAGTTACATGTGTTTGTGTTGCATCTGCGGCCTCTAAAACGCTCTTGGCGTCATTGGATATTTCGGCCACTGAAGCGTTGATTTCTTCCATTGCAGCACTAACAGCCATGATGATTTCTGACTGCTCCTGTACCCGCGCATTAACGTCGTTTGTCGATTTGGAAAGCGTCTTCGCATGTTTATCAACGCTATTAGCATTTTTCTGTATGCTGCGAATGATCGCGGAAAGTTGCATATTCATATCTCTTAACGCAAGCAGCAACTGTCCCAATTCGTCTGCGCTGGAGGCGTCAATTTCGTTGCGTAGATCACCAATCGCGATTCGTTTTGCGGTTTCAACAGCCTTATGTAATGGCTTAGTAATACTTCTGGTGATCATAAAGGCCAGAAATATCTGCATGGCAATGGCAAACAGCGCAAGAATGGAAATAATCACAACGGAGCGATTAAAGATCACATCCGATTCAGTCACAGCTTCTTTGGCGTGACTTTCAAAATTCGATAGTAGCTTTTCTAGGTTGGCGATAAGTTCCAGTTGCGCTGGACGGGCGGCGTCTCGGATATTTGCCGCAGCTTCCTCGTTTTCTTCATTTAATGACAGGTCCAATACCTTATCGGCCATTTCCTTAGCGGTGTCCTGAAATTTCTCTATTTCGGCGAGAATTCCCAGTACTTCTTTTTCGGAGACACGAGCGGTAAGTTTTTCTGCAGCTTCAGTATAAATCGCGGTCGCATCGCGAAAGCGTTTTAGCTCGGATTTCTTAAATGAAAAATCCTCCTGCATAACGATGTCGCGCATAGCGATGGACTGAAAACGCACGGAGTCACGCATCTTATTAAGAAGTTCAATATTGGTATAGTCTTTGTCTACGATAGTCCGCATGTTCTCGCGCACCATAGACAATTGGCTGACGCCGACTACTGCAACGGTTACCAATAGTATGGTTGTTGCAAAGAAGGTTATTGCCAGGCGTAGCCCGACTTTCATATTTTTAAATATGCCCAACATAACTCTCACTCCAACACATTTTACTTTTCTTGACTCTTATTAATAGGCGCCTGTATCGAATTCGATACAGGCGCGATTACAACTTACTTTCTATGCTTAACAGCGGTATGCAGTACGCCGATTACCTTGCCTTTTTCCATTACTGGAACAGAGACTTGTACGCTCAAGTCACCAGTAGATGGATCGGGTTTGGCCTTAGGCGCATGCCACGGCTTTCCTTTCTGTGCGTTTTTGAAAGGAGGACGAGCCTTGATGTTGTAGATCAGAGGCTTGCTTGGTCCTGCGACCAGATCACCGCGGGAATCACGCAAGAACAACTTAGCCAAGTCCTTTGTTTGCCACTTGTCCATTTTTTGCGCGGCTTTGGTCTTTTGGAACTGGGTAACCTTTGAATCATTGGCTGGCAGTTCATCCCATTTGATGTTTGTCATTCCTTTTATAATCCCGCCCTTTGAGTTTGCGCTCTTAACAGCGCTGACGACATCAGGGTCGGAAGCCCATTTGGCCAGCATGTCTTCGTATTTTTTTACCTTGGCCTCAAGTTCTGGTGGAATTCCCTCTGCATTGGCTGTAGCGCCAGTTATGGCAGCGACGAACAGAACGGAAAAAAACATCCTGACGAATTTATTGAGTGTGAGTGACATAGTATTACGCTCCAAATTTCTTCAGTATCAGTTTCAGTTTCAGGTTTACTTCACTTCATTTCTTTTCAACGGAAAAAAACCATATCTTCAATCGGTTAATGCGTTAATTAAAGACTTAAGAGTCTCCGTGATGTACTTTGTATCGGTATCTGATACAAATCCTGGAGGTTTGGTAATACTTTTCCGCAGAATTGTTCACGCTTTCACTAAGTTTTACTTGGCGAGTGAAAACAAACGGTTGTAGATTTTGAATTGGCCCTGGACCAAGAAAAGCTTTATAAATTATCGGGTTTGGATATGGTTGAAATGTAACAGGCAAGCGAACGTTTGGGATTTAAAAAATACCGTGCACGAACCAGGCTCGTAGGCCTTCCACTTCTCTATATATCCAATAACGCTGTCCCTGAGGATTTTGTGCAATGAAATAGTCCCGCTGCACATCGTTCCCGTCCCACCAGCCGCTTTGAATTCGCTCTGGGCCTGACATAAGTTGCAGATATCCATGA encodes the following:
- a CDS encoding methyl-accepting chemotaxis protein, with translation MLGIFKNMKVGLRLAITFFATTILLVTVAVVGVSQLSMVRENMRTIVDKDYTNIELLNKMRDSVRFQSIAMRDIVMQEDFSFKKSELKRFRDATAIYTEAAEKLTARVSEKEVLGILAEIEKFQDTAKEMADKVLDLSLNEENEEAAANIRDAARPAQLELIANLEKLLSNFESHAKEAVTESDVIFNRSVVIISILALFAIAMQIFLAFMITRSITKPLHKAVETAKRIAIGDLRNEIDASSADELGQLLLALRDMNMQLSAIIRSIQKNANSVDKHAKTLSKSTNDVNARVQEQSEIIMAVSAAMEEINASVAEISNDAKSVLEAADATQTHVTESTSHMSSNISANELIVKTVTSSGEAIQELSTSVQQITEITEVINGIAGQTNLLALNAAIESARAGEQGRGFSVVADEVRVLAQRTAQSTADIAMIINQIRDKTLIVVSSMNQVKEQVSAGVDLNHSVAGGLTEIAQSSSTTTELAHQIACATREQAVAHNETTEHMEKLSITAEHNRASIDQIHNSADEMTNAAAQLCELVEQFKLAQ